In one Scomber japonicus isolate fScoJap1 chromosome 6, fScoJap1.pri, whole genome shotgun sequence genomic region, the following are encoded:
- the glod4 gene encoding glyoxalase domain-containing protein 4 has protein sequence MALRRALHFVFKVGDRTKTATFYRDVLGMKILRHEEFEEGCKATCNGPYDGKWSKTMVGFGPEDDHFVAELTYNYGVGEYQLGNDFLGLTLQSSQAVSNAKRLGWPLTEVGEALYLTQAPGGYPFYLLDKEQPPNDPVQKVCLGVSDLQRSTHYWTTLLGMKVVEKNEDKKTVLMGFGDTQCKLELHDISGTVDHGTAFGRIAFSCPREQLPDLEALMKKENQKILTPLVSLDTPGKATVEVVILADPDCHEICFVGDEAFRQLSMVDPKGNELLDKAMAEDKSDEWFAKHNRQKAAA, from the exons ATGGCTTTGAGACGAGCTCTGCATTTCGTCTTCAAAGTTGGTGACAGGACCAAAACAGCCACGTTTTATCGAGATGTGCTGGGCATGAAG ATTTTACGCCATGAAGAGTTTGAGGAAGGCTGCAAAGCGACGTGTAATGG CCCTTACGATGGAAAATGGAGCAAGACAATGGTTGGCTTTGGCCCAGAAGATGATCATTTTGTAGCTGAACTGACCTACAATTATGGAGTGGGGGAGTATCAACTCGGAAATGACTTCTTG GGACTCACTCTGCAGTCGAGTCAGGCTGTAAGCAATGCTAAGAGACTGGGATGGCCTCTCACTGAAGTAGGAGAAGCTCTGTACCTGACACAGGCTCCAGGAGGGTATCCCTTCTACCTGCTGGACAAAGAGCAGCCTCCCAATG ACCCTGTGCAGAAGGTTTGTCTCGGAGTATCAGACCTCCAGAGGTCGACCCACTATTGGACTACACTCCTGGGAATGAAGGTGGTGGAAAAGAATGAGGACAAGAAAACAGTGCTGATGGGATTTGGAGACACTCAA tGTAAACTGGAGCTTCATGATATCAGTGGGACTGTAGATCATGGAACAGCATTTGGCAGGATAGCATTTTCATGCCCACGGGAGCAA CTGCCTGACCTTGAAGCTTTgatgaaaaaggaaaatcaaaAAATTCTCACCCCATTAGTCAGCTTGGACACTCCTGGGAAAGCTACAGTAGAAGTGGTTATTTTGGCTGACCCA gATTGCCATGAGATTTGCTTTGTTGGAGATGAAGCATTCAGGCAGTTGTCCATGGTGGATCCCAAAGGAAATGAATTGCTTGATAAG gCTATGGCTGAAGATAAAAGTGACGAGTGGTTTGCTAAACACAACAGGCAGAAAGCTGCTGCATGA
- the mrm3a gene encoding rRNA methyltransferase 3A, mitochondrial, with the protein MAASYTRNVICALSSNRNALLTRGNSIIVESKRYVRGLRRRPVNVLLPENETGEVLKQSEPAVQSMKRQKELKVTSSAGEHPGESDFFRAKSSLKSAHVAATKDHIDGLRFERALPGDKRLGKVVSVARSRTFREHQGKILLEGRRLICDALNAGARPQMVFFSTVDRLRELPLDKLRGATLVKVKFEDIKIWSDLVAPQGVIAIFSRPDPSRLKFVNTSFSVPLSLICDNIRDPGNLGTMLRCAAAAGCHKVLLTKGCVDAWEPKVLRGAMGAHFRLPIYPSLTWDDIENHFPESVTVHVADNSCNRSKETEDVQVNASHKPSKAGDYGWVSTKNNPNNMRYQEYDLDSDSDCEDAGLSIPRVDSKLYHESWAQTPTALVVGGETHGLSLEAVQLAEKTSGQRLFIPIVPDVDSLNSAMAASILLFEGRKQLLKLIQTSGRKWKSNAEQ; encoded by the exons ATGGCAGCATCCTATACGAGAAACGTGATATGTGCCCTCTCATCAAACAGAAATGCTCTCCTAACAAGAGGTAACAGCATTATAGTGGAGTCTAAACGCTATGTGAGAGGACTGAGAAGGAGACCTGTCAATGTATTACTACCTGAAAACGAGACGGGAGAAGTGTTGAAGCAGTCTGAGCCAGCAGTGCAAAGCATGAAGAGGCAGAAGGAGTTGAAAGTCACCTCATCTGCAGGAGAGCATCCCGGTGAAAGTGACTTCTTTAGGGCGAAGAGCAGCCTGAAGTCTGCTCATGTTGCTGCTACAAAGGATCACATTGATGGGCTGCGCTTCGAGAGGGCTTTACCCGGTGATAAAAGACTGGG GAAGGTAGTGAGTGTTGCCCGTTCCAGGACGTTTCGGGAGCACCAAGGTAAAATCCTTCTGGAAGGCAGGCGTCTGATCTGTGATGCCCTGAATGCTGGTGCCAGGCCACAGATGGTGTTTTTCAGTACTGTGGATCGCCTCCGAGAGCTTCCCTTAGACAAGCTGAGAGGGGCTACGTTAGTCAAAGTCAAATTTGAGGACATCAAGATCTGGTCTGACCTTGTGGCCCCACAAGGAGTGATAG CCATATTTTCTCGCCCAGACCCATCACGGCTGAAGTTTGTAAACACAAGTTTTTCAGTGCCATTATCTCTGATATGTGACAACATTCGAGACCCTGGTAACCTTGGGACTATGCTGcgatgtgctgctgctgctgggtgcCATAAAGTCCTGCTCACCAAGG GTTGTGTTGATGCTTGGGAGCCTAAAGTACTGCGTGGAGCAATGGGCGCTCATTTCCGTCTTCCCATTTATCCCAGTTTGACCTGGGACGATATTGAAAATCATTTCCCAGAATCTGTGACTGTCCATGTGGCTGACAACAGCTGTAACAGAAGTAAAGAAACTGAGGATGTGCAAGTTAATGCATCCCACAAGCCCTCCAAAGCAGGAGACTATGGCTGGGTCAGCACAAAGAATAATCCAAACAACATGCGCTACCAGGAATACGATCTTGATTCCGACTCAGATTGTGAAGATGCGGGACTTTCAATCCCCAGAGTGGACTCCAAGCTGTACCATGAAAGCTGGGCTCAGACTCCCACTGCTCTTGTGGTGGGCGGTGAGACACATGGTCTCAGTCTAGAAGCAGTCCAGCTGGCCGAGAAAACGTCCGGTCAAAGGTTGTTCATCCCTATCGTTCCTGATGTGGACAGCTTGAATTCAGCCATGGCTGCCAGTATCCTTTTGTTTGAGGGCAGAAAACAACTATTAAAGTTAATTCAGACATCTGGAAGGAAATGGAAATCTAATGCTGAGCAGTAG